One segment of Synchiropus splendidus isolate RoL2022-P1 chromosome 4, RoL_Sspl_1.0, whole genome shotgun sequence DNA contains the following:
- the LOC128757909 gene encoding pancreatic secretory granule membrane major glycoprotein GP2-like — translation MDLLPCHSYETKVQALCGDVLMREKTITVHTVPHGVSEIRFSFSDSIASWTPGTPDEPTLGFVYELSLENGPLLQRDHLEEAQLHLPSLEDGHTYVLDVWEECHAQWESERLHLCITKNESAQGIVSTADSPSLYREPVMEMDYSSMSLIMSVPWSLPVEFLDATSDPGAKFMRIIRSNMQKIMDHYDPPVHVEVASIEPLSDELDQTRIVFMSFDAANTESGFPLPAAQQLEYLMARHLGNITVSDGVIHWTGPDLCSSRRRCPRNSLCLNTLGSFACLCQQGYYDVSPVLQMKTPRTPVCHENGLFSQCLERMMIGGIAKPYLASYIGGEVDVKLNDGRCDMEESDIFFVFHTSRMSSKCGTERRVNKTHIEFQNTLTVTLTKTEVISRRDLKVVWQCVYPLHYVQNAHFNMAMQWLSPLSLVKFNSSLQLLVVMALYSDLAFSEMYRDMLQLEPEDTLFFQVALHTNNSFASDVRLQVDSCWATESSDPDDSDLGVFIQDGCPLDNTVHWINDNGLSQTSRFSMQMFHMPKMLPIYFHCLANICGHDEQCTKNCSSLQRRRRAVEHHSKRKVSALVSAGPLTVGAAKSGLNSSPWTVHTTMISIVIGLIGVLTLTVLSVITIKLILKY, via the exons ATGGACCTGTTGCCATGTCACAGCTATGAGACAAAGGTGCAGGCCCTCTGTGGCGACGTGTTGATGCGTGAGAAGACCATCACGGTCCACACAG TTCCTCACGGAGTCTCAGAGATCAGGTTCAGCTTCAGTGACTCCATCGCCTCTTGGACACCTGGCACGCCAGATGAGCCGACGTTGGGCTTTGTGTACGAGCTCTCTTTGGAGAACGGTCCACTTCTGCAGAGAGACcatcttgaggaggctcagctGCATCTTCCCAGCCTGGAAGATGGGCATACCTACGTACTGGATGTGTGGGAGGAGTGCCATGCGCAATGGGAGTCGGAGCGTCTGCATCTGTGTATCACCAAGAATGAAAGTGCGCAAGGTATTGTGAGCACAGCTGACAGTCCTAGTCTGTACCGAGAGCCAGTCATGGAGATGGACTACAGCAGCATGTCACTCATCATGAGCGTTCCCTGGTCACTGCCTGTCGAATTTCTGGATGCCACATCTGATCCTGGGGCTAAATTTATGAGGATTATTCGAAGCAAT ATGCAGAAGATCATGGACCACTACGATCCACCGGTCCATGTTGAAGTGGCATCCATTGAACCATTGTCTGACGAGCTGGACCAAACCCGCATTGTGTTTATGTCCTTTGACGCGGCCAACACGGAAAGTGGGTTTCCCCTGCCAGCGGCCCAACAGCTTGAATACCTCATGGCGCGTCACTTGGGCAACATCACCGTTTCAGATGGAGTCATTCATTGGACTG GTCCTGATCTCTGCTCATCACGGCGCCGATGTCCTCGTAACTCTTTGTGTCTGAACACTCTGGGCTCCTTCGCTTGTTTGTGTCAACAAGGCTACTACGACGTGAGCCCTGTTCTTCAGATGAAAACACCCCGGACTCCAGTCTGTCACG AGAATGGTCTCTTCAGCCAGTGTCTGGAGAGGATGATGATTGGTGGAATTGCTAAACCGTACCTGGCCTCGTACATTGGGGGAGAGGTGGATGTGAAGCTCAACGATGGCAGATGCGACATGGAGGAAAGCGACATTTTCTTCGTGTTCCACACCTCCAGGATGTCATCAAAGTGTGGTACAGAACGGCGT GTGAACAAAACCCACATCGAGTTTCAGAACACTTTGACTGTCACCCTTACCAAGACAGAGGTCATCAGCAGACGGGACCTCAAGGTGGTCTGGCAGTGCGTTTACCCACTTCACTACGTTCAGAACGCTCACTTCAACATGGCCATGCAGTG GTTGTCGCCTCTGTCCCTGGTGAAGTTCAACTCATCGCTACAGCTCTTAGTCGTCATGGCCTTGTACAGTGACCTAGCCTTCAGTGAGATGTACCGCGACATGCTACAGCTGGAACCGGAGGACACGCTGTTCTTCCAGGTGGCCTTGCACACCAACAACTCTTTTGCCTCAGATGTTCGGCTGCAGGTAGACTCCTGCTGGGCAACAGAGAGCAGCGACCCCGATGACTCAGATTTGGGGGTCTTCATCCAGGACGG CTGTCCCCTTGACAACACTGTCCACTGGATCAATGACAACGGTTTGTCCCAAACCAGCAGATTCTCCATGCAAATGTTCCACATGCCAAAAATGTTGCCAATCTACTTCCACTGCCTGGCCAACATCTGTGGACACGACGAACAATGCACAAAG AACTGTTCGAGTCTACAACGTCGCAGAAGAGCAGTGGAGCATCACTCGAAGAGAAAAGTCTCTGCTTTGGTGTCGGCTGGTCCTCTGACGGTTGGTGCAGCCAAGTCTGGACTGAACTCTTCTCCCT GGACGGTGCACACGACGATGATCTCTATTGTGATCGGATTAATTGGTGTTTTGACGCTGACTGTACTCTCAGTGATCACCATCAAACTTATTTTGAAGTATTAG
- the krr1 gene encoding KRR1 small subunit processome component homolog, which translates to MASTSVGDGVREAPSGKKLKKSKEQAVDEAELLTVPDGWKEQPFTKEDNPRGLLEESSFATLFPKYREAYLKDCWPLVEKALGEVNIKGSLDLIEGSMSVCTTKKTYDPYAIIRARDLIKLLARSVPFEQSVRILQDDVACDIIKVGTLVRNRERFVKRRQRLIGPKGSTLKALELLTSCYVMVQGNTVSAIGPFNGLKEVRKVVMDTMKNIHPIYNIKTLMIKRELSKDPDLRMQSWERFLPHFRHKHLNKRQQPKKKHVKKEYTPFPPPQPDSKVDKELATGEYFLRESVKKRKKMEEIKVKQAEAVTKKQQQRNQAFVPPKEKPLLKKTSKAPEEAHLDIQAIKDKVKKAKSKKLGAPPATPAPTVVSRASNKKKMNKIKKQS; encoded by the exons ATGGCGTCGACTAGTGTCGGAGACGGCGTGAGAGAAGCTCCAAGtggaaagaaattgaaaaagagCAAAGAACAAG CGGTGGATGAAGCTGAACTCCTGACTGTTcctgatggatggaaggagcagCCGTTCACCAAGGAGGACAACCCGCGAGGTttgctggaggagagcagctTTGCCACTCTTTTCCCCAAATACAGAGAAGCCTACCTGAAAGACTGCTGGCCACTCGTGGAGAAAGCTTTAGGAGAAGTG AATATAAAAGGCTCCCTGGACCTGATTGAGGGCAGCATGTCTGTCTGCACCACCAAGAAGACCTATGATCCCTATGCCATTATCCGAGCTAGAGACCTGATCAAACTGCTGGCCAGAAGCGTTCCATTTGAGCAG TCTGTACGGATACTACAGGATGACGTggcctgtgacatcatcaaggtcGGGACCTTGGTGAGGAACAGAGAGCGGTTTGTGAAGCGACGGCAGCGGCTGATCGGCCCCAAAGGCTCCACATTAAAA GCACTAGAACTGTTAACCAGCTGCTACGTGATGGTGCAGGGGAACACAGTCTCTGCGATCGGACCCTTCAATGGACTGAAGGAG GTTCGAAAGGTTGTCATGGACACCATGAAGAACATCCATCCCATCTATAACATCAAG ACTCTGATGATCAAGAGAGAGCTCTCCAAAGACCCAGACCTGAGGATGCAGAGCTGGGAGAGATTCCTGCCTCACTTTAGACACAAACACCTCAACAAGCGCCAGCAGCCCAAGAAGAAGCATGTGAAGAAGGAGTACACACCCTTCCCCCCACCACAGCCTGACAGCAAG GTGGACAAAGAACTGGCGACAGGCGAGTACTTCCTGCGTGAGagtgtgaagaagaggaagaaaatggaGGAGATAAAG GTCAAACAAGCAGAAGCTGTGActaaaaagcagcagcagaggaatcAAGCATTTGTTCCTCCTAAAGAGAAGCCGCTGCTGAAGAAGACCAGCAAAG ctccggAAGAAGCGCATCTGGACATCCAGGCTATTAAAGACAAAGTGAAAAAAGCCAAAAGTAAGAAGCTGGGCGCCCCTCCTGCCACCCCAGCTCCCACTGTCGTCAGCCGCGCCAGCAAcaagaagaaaatgaacaaaatcaaaaagCAGAGCTGA
- the glipr1a gene encoding GLIPR1-like protein 1, which translates to MKLQVLLFSWMLLGSAVESVSLPEITDGNFIEECVKEHNRARSAVSPPARDMLYMTWDEGLAITARAWARHCLFEHNIYLEDARRVHPKFSSVGENLWAAFPPSQFSVRRAVNNSWVNEKIYYDYDKNNCRKEPCGHYTQVVWASSYKVGCAVQLCRDGVKETSFAHQQGVIFVCNYATAGNFDGEKPYESGEPACSKCDGTCVDKLCRSPERDALQRYNWTPDWDPALKSSGTSYVAVLVTRPVALICTFVAAYVVHHFYPNVFCYE; encoded by the exons ATGAAGTTGCAGGTTCTGCTGTTCTCCTGGATGCTTCTTGGATCAGCTGTGGAGTCAGTCTCACTGCCAGAAATCACAGATGGAAACTTTATTGAGGAGTGTGTGAAGGAGCACAACAGGGCTCGGTCAGCCGTCAGCCCACCTGCAAGAGACATGCTTTACATG ACATGGGACGAGGGTTTGGCGATCACAGCAAGAGCGTGGGCGCGACACTGCCTATTTGAACACAACATTTACCTGGAAGATGCTCGCCGGGTCCACCCCAAATTCTCCTCCGTGGGGGAGAACTTATGGGCTGCCTTCCCACCATCCCAGTTCAGCGTAAGAAGAGCCGTGAATAACAGCTGGGTCAATGAAAAGATCTACTACGACTACGACAAGAACAACTGCAGAAAAGAACCGTGCGGTCACTACACTCAG GTCGTTTGGGCAAGCAGCTACAAGGTTGGTTGCGCAGTCCAGTTGTGCCGGGATGGAGTCAAAGAAACAAGCTTCGCCCATCAACAGGGCGTCATCTTTGTGTGCAACTACGCAACAGC TGGGAACTTTGATGGAGAGAAACCATACGAATCAGGAGAACCGGCCTGTTCCAAATGTGACGGCACCTGTGTGGACAAACTCTGCC GAAGTCCGGAGAGAGACGCACTGCAAC GTTACAACTGGACCCCAGACTGGGATCCTGCCCTCAAATCAAGCGGCACCAGCTACGTTGCTGTTCTGGTCACGCGACCGGTTGCCCTCATCTGCACATTCGTGGCCGCGTATGTGGTCCACCACTTTTACCCCAACGTCTTCTGCTATGAGTAG
- the cdnf gene encoding cerebral dopamine neurotrophic factor: MSLLLLLSLLLLAGFSSAADNCEVCVGFLHRLYTGLTSRHKELSPALVEKELFQSCSVARGKEARLCYYLGASSDAATRVTASVSQPLSSHVPVEKVCQRLSDKDTQICQLRYEPQPRDLSSEGLKKMRVVELRNILASWGEECRGCLEKHEFVSLIVETAPRHVQTAEL, translated from the exons atgtcgctgctgctgctgctctctctgcTTTTACTCGCTGGTTTCTCTTCTGCCGCAGACAATTGTGAAG tgtgtgtgggtttcctccatAGACTCTACACCGGTCTGACGTCCAGACACAAAGAACTGAGTCCAGCtttggtggagaaagagctgttCCAGAGCTGCTCGGTGGCTCGAGGAAAAGAGGCACGACTG TGCTATTACCTGGGGGCCAGCAGTGATGCAGCAACCCGAGTCACAGCATCTGTGTCCCAACCCCTGTCCTCCCACGTCCCTGTCGAGAAGGTCTGCCAGCGTCTCAGTGACAAAGACACGCAGATCTGCCAGCTCAGATATG AGCCTCAGCCGAGAGACCTGAGCAGCGAGGGACTGAAGAAGATGAGGGTGGTGGAGCTGAGGAACATTCTAGCTTCGTGGGGAGAGGAGTGTCGAGGGTGTCTGGAGAAACACGAGTTTGTCAGTCTCATTGTGGAGACAGCTCCTCGGCATGTCCAGACAGCAGAACTCTGA
- the hspa14 gene encoding heat shock 70 kDa protein 14, translated as MAAIGVHFGYSCACVAIFKDGRADVVANDAGDRVTPAVVAYRENEQIVGIAAKQGRVRNAANTIVKVKQVLGRSFDDSQTQSHKSETKCQVVSKDNKPYYEITAGEKQQHVSPVDVAKLIFHKMKETAQSALGSDASEAVITVPFEFAHAQKKALREAAEAAGFHVLRLIHEPAAALLAYNIGQESPSGKSHVLVYKLGGTSLSVTVLQVNGGMFRVLNTHTDHSIGGESFTQALAQHLATEFKRSFKHDVSSNARAMLKLMNGADMAKHSLSSLGSANCFVDSLHDGIDFECNVSRARFELLCSSLFNKSIQPIRALLQEAGLSPTDINQVVLCGGSARIPRLQQMIREMFPDVELLNWAPTDEVIAVGAALEAGLLVGRDNLAPDEETVTADVAATDILVKELDDSGAEVFTVLLPSGSPLPARRCHVLSGEGKLSSLCLEIYQRVAAEQPEKLAKIILKNLPPKESNHDIDTVVTMKRDGSLHVSCVEQSSGRTEVITIAAAS; from the exons ATGGCTGCGATAGGAGTTCACTTTGGCTACTCCTGCGCCTGTGTGGCGATTTTTAAG GATGGGCGAGCAGACGTCGTGGCAAATGATGCTGGTGACAGAGTCACCCCAGCTGTCGTAGCCTACAGGGAAAATGAGCAG ATTGTAGGGATTGCTGCAAAGCAAGGGCGAGTCCGCAATGCCGCCAACACAATTGTCAAAGTCAAGCAAGTCCTTGGAAGAAG CTTTGATGATTCACAGACTCAGAGTCACAAATCGGAAACAAAGTGCCAg GTGGTTAGTAAAGACAACAAGCCATATTATGAGATCACAGCAGGAGAAAAACAGCAACATGTCTCGCCAGTGGATGTGGCGAAACTCATCTTCCATAAAATGAAAG AAACTGCACAGTCAGCCCTGGGCTCTGATGCCTCTGAAGCTGTCATCACCGTCCCGTTTGAGTTTGCACATGCTCAAAAGAAAGCACTGAG GGAGGCCGCCGAAGCAGCAGGTTTCCATGTCCTCAGGCTGATCCATGAGCCCGCAGCGGCTCTTCTGGCCTACAACATCGGTCAAGAGTCTCCCTCAGGAAAGAG CCATGTTCTGGTGTACAAGCTTGGCGGTACGTCTTTGAGTGTGACCGTGCTGCAGGTGAATGGGGGAATGTTCCGGGTTCTGAACACTCACACAGACCACAGCATTGGAGGAGAGAGTTTCACGCAGGCGCTGGCTCAACACCTCGCCACAGAATTCAAGCG CTCCTTCAAACATGATGTGAGCTCCAACGCACGGGCAATGCTGAAGCTGATGAACGGAGCTGACATGGCCAAACACTCTTTATCGTCGCTCGGCTCTGCAAACTGCTTCGTGGACTCCCTGCACGACGGCATAGATTTTGAATGCAACGTCTCCAG AGCACGTTTTGAGCTGCTGTGTTCGTCATTGTTCAACAAAAGCATCCAGCCCATCAGAGCGCTGCTGCAGGAGGCAGGGCTTTCCCCCACTGACATTAACCAG gtggtTCTCTGCGGCGGTTCTGCCCGGATCCCTCGACTCCAACAGATGATCCGTGAGATGTTCCCCGATGTGGAACTTCTCAATTGGGCGCCCACGGATGAGGTCATCGCTGTGGGGGCCGCCCTGGAAGCCGGACTGCTGGTGGGCCGCGACAACCTCGCCCCTGATGAAGAAACCGTCACAGCAGATGTTGCCGCCACCGACATCCTGGTCAAG GAGCTTGACGATTCAGGAGCTGAAGTTTTCACCGTCCTGCTTCCCTCTGGCTCCCCTTTGCCTGCCCGAAGGTGCCATGTCCTGAGTGGGGAGGGGAAGCTATCGTCCCTGTGTTTAGAAATTTACCAGAGAGTTGCAGCCGAACAGCCGGAGAAGCTGGCAAAG ATCATCCTGAAGAACCTGCCGCCCAAAGAGAGCAACCATGACATCGACACCGTCGTGACAATGAAAAG AGATGGCTCCCTGCACGTGTCCTGTGTAGAGCAGAGCAGCGGTAGGACAGAGGTCATCACCATAGCTGCCGCGTCATGA
- the prl2 gene encoding prolactin 2: MPRTVSSVSVSWLLVFCLSPCSRLVGVGAVPICTNGQAGCHVLSLADLFDRVIQHSARMHGISNDLHSEFEQYFLPSRNQISRQGRNCHTSSILTPNGKENAQRMAREELTEVILKLLLAWRDPLWHFHLSMNRQHDFNSFSDNKAQEMSDMVHELRKGVEKVAEKMQTLGISNSLSSVSSPELLQPPDISDWRLMKDYDLLYCFRRDSNKVQNYLKILKCRIVPEHGC; encoded by the exons ATGCCCCGGACCGTCAGCTCAG TGTCAGTGTCGTGGCTGCTGGTCTTCTGTTTGTCACCGTGCAGCCGACTGGTCGGAGTGGGAGCTGTGCCCATTTGCACAAATGGACAAGCCGGCTGTCACGTCCTCTCGCTGGCCGACCTGTTTGACCGGGTCATCCAACATTCAGCACGAATGCACGGCATTTCAAATGACCTGCACTCTGAATTT GAGCAATACTTCCTGCCCAGCCGGAACCAAATCAGCCGGCAGGGTCGCAACTGTCACACCTCTAGCATCTTAACCCCGAACGGGAAAGAGAATGCTCAAAGGATGGCG CGTGAGGAGTTGACTGAGGtgatcctgaagctgctgctggcctgGAGGGATCCTTTGTGGCACTTCCACCTGAGCATGAATCGCCAGCACGACTTCAACAGCTTCAGTGACAACAAAGCCCAGGAAATGAGCGACATGGTGCACGAGCTGAGGAAAGGAGTGGAAAAAGTGGCGGAGAAG ATGCAGACGCTGGGCATCAGTAACTCCCTCAGCAGCGTCTCCTCTCCCGAGCTCCTGCAGCCTCCGGACATCAGCGACTGGCGTCTGATGAAGGACTATGACCTCCTGTACTGCTTCCGCAGAGACTCCAACAAAGTCCAGAACTACCTGAAGATCCTCAAGTGTCGCATTGTTCCAGAGCATGGCTGTTGA
- the rint1 gene encoding RAD50-interacting protein 1: MAANEALDVTVDKLSALELSSPDSQDLSTGSEELNDEVVDFLVTEVGQDLKSLKMVGDLLEKLREENSLLEKQVVTESSQSPPKVSAALSAAEDARCSVEDLLEREKVTSDTLTKHLHDVQPWMDNLNQSIDQVETIERHIKYLRCLQHIEELSAAVQQCLMTSSVWEAIRAVDSMAALDAGLEQSKCSHLRDFLRETLNFWHKIIKDRLTGDLEKVLTQLQWAVISPPAQPLTPVANGQETSSQLELLVTQLLALQTSDDLISQKTSDSRQSPPPTQRTSSSSQTPPICLPIRIMLVPLSRRFRYHFYGNRQTNSISKPEWYLTQVLKWIGTSSTFLLERIQPILDRAGAKINARVELCRGLLSLVQEKVASDASKLLYDDTLFCHLVEEVLQFEKELRSNHAYPQSQPGLLHLLLEEAVLQKWLTVEKKMAVEKVDAMLAAEGAWNCQYKDMRDMDELKAPDCAETFMTLLQVITDRYRPLPCPAAQLKFLELQRELVDDFRIRLTQVMKEESRSPLGPRYCAILNAVNYISTILTDWGDNVFFLQLQQAAVSLGDEAVLRDLGVMELGRLASLEGSLFEGLLALLDRLRGDMMGRLLDGIMRQITEKAKPYCQDRWFSLPSQQELSTISLSSSACPMLLSIRDSLSNLHQTLSLSLFQMAWQGLAERLDSFLYQEVILSNHFSEGGAAQIQFDMTRNLFSLFGHYCKRPENFFKHVKEACIILCLNVGSAILLRNLIKEAQGDSRDGTVRDDPPPKSALNELGVYYLAPSDVLILLNLRASWPGQ, encoded by the exons ATGGCGGCGAACGAAGCCTTGGATGTGACAGTGGACAAGCTGTCAGCCCTTGAATTGAGTTCTCCGGATTCACAGGACCTGTCGACGGGTTCGGAGGAGCTGAACGATGAGGTGGTGGACTTTTTGGTGACGGAGGTGGGGCAGGACCTCAAGTCCCTGAAGATGGTCGGGGACCTCCTGGAGAAATTGCGAGAGGAAAATAGCCTGCTGGAGAAGCAG GTGGTGACAGAGTCCAGTCAAAGTCCTCCAAAAGTGTCTGCTGCGCTGTCTGCTGCCGAAGACGCCAGATGTTCTGTGGAGGACCTGCTGGAGAGAGAAAAAGTGACGTCTGATACACTGACCAAG cacctACATGATGTTCAACCTTGGATGGACAATCTCAACCAGTCAATCGATCAAGTGGAAACCATTGAGAGACACATCAAATACCTCCGCTGCCTGCAGCACATCGAAGAGCTCAG CGCGGCTGTCCAGCAGTGTCTGATGACCAGCAGTGTTTGGGAGGCCATCAGGGCTGTAGACAGCATGGCTGCGCTGGATGCGGGACTGGAGCAGTCAAAGTGTTCCCACCTACGTGACTTCCTACGAGAAACTCTTAACTTCTGGCACAAGATTATCAAAGATAGACTAACTGG TGATCTAGaaaaagtgctgactcagcttCAGTGGGCGGTCATCTCCCCTCCTGCGCAGCCACTGACCCCTGTTGCCAACGGTCAAGAGACCAGCAGCCAGTTGGAGCTGCTGGTGACACAGCTGCTGGCACTACAGACCTC TGATGACCTCATATCTCAAAAGACATCTGACTCCAGACAATCCCCACCCCCCACGCAGCggacctcttcctcctcccaaaCCCCCCCCATCTGCCTTCCCATCAGAATCATGCTGGTGCCGCTCAGCAGGAGGTTCAGATATCACTTCTATGGAAACCGTCAGACCAACTCCATCAGTAAA CCCGAGTGGTACCTGACCCAGGTTCTCAAGTGGATTGGAACCAGCTCCACCTTCTTACTGGAGAGGATCCAGCCCATTCTGGACCGGGCGGGAGCCAAAATCAATGCCAGA GTGGAGCTCTGTCGTGGCTTGCTGTCCTTAGTCCAGGAGAAGGTTGCCAGCGATGCTTCCAAGCTGCTCTACGATGACACCCTCTTCTGCcacctggtggaggaggtgctACAGTTCGAGAAGGAGCTGCGCAGCAATCATGCGTACCCGCAGTCACAGCCGGGGctgcttcacctgctgctggaaGAAGCGGTGTTGCAGAAGTGGCTCacggtggagaagaaga TGGCAGTGGAGAAAGTGGACGCCATGTTGGCAGCAGAGGGAGCGTGGAACTGTCAGTACAAAGACATGAGAGACATGGACGAGTTGAAGGCTCCGGACTGTGCTGAGACCTTCATGACCCTGCTGCAGGTCATAACAG ATCGATACCGACCTTTGCCCTGTCCGGCTGCACAGCtgaagtttctggagctgcaGAGAGAACTGGTGGATGATTTTCGTATCCGACTGACTCAG gtgatgaaggaggagtCTCGCTCTCCTCTTGGTCCTCGCTACTGTGCCATCCTGAATGCAGTCAACTACATTTCCACCATCCTGACTGACTGGGGAGACAATGTG ttcttcctccagctccagcaggcaGCTGTCTCTTTAGGGGACGAAGCAGTCCTGAGGGACCTCGGTGTGATGGAGCTGGGTCGCCTGGCTTCTCTGGAAGGGTCGCTGTTCGAGGGTCTGCTGGCACTACTGGACCGACTGAGGGGAGACATGATGGGGCGACTGCTGGATGGAATCATGAGGCAGATAACGGAAAAAGCAAAACCATACTGTCAAGACAG GTGGTTTTCTCTTCCATCTCAGCAGGAGCTATCCACCATATCTCTGTCCAGCTCGGCGTGCCCCATGCTGCTCTCGATCAGGGACAGTTTGTCAAACCTTCATCAGACTTTGAGTCTCTCTCTGTTCCAAATGGCGTGGCAGGGTCTGGCCGAGAGACTGGACAGTTTCCTCTACCAGGAA gtGATCCTCTCCAACCATTTCAGCGAAGGCGGAGCTGCTCAGATTCAGTTCGACATGACCAGAaacctcttctctctcttcggCCACTACTGCAAGAGACCAGAGAACTTCTTTAAACA TGTGAAGGAGGCCTGCATCATCCTGTGCCTGAACGTCGGCTCTGCCATCCTGCTCCGAAATCTCATCAAAGAGGCGCAGGGCGACTCCAGAGACGGGACAGTGAGGGACGACCCTCCGCCCAAATCTGCACTCAACGAGCTGGGGGTTTACTACTTGGCACCGTCCGACGTCTTAATTCTACTCAACCTGAGGGCCTCCTGGCCTGGACAGTGA